A part of Capsicum annuum cultivar UCD-10X-F1 chromosome 6, UCD10Xv1.1, whole genome shotgun sequence genomic DNA contains:
- the LOC107855820 gene encoding acylsugar acyltransferase 3-like produces the protein MAASALFSLSKKIIKPFSPTPFSERIYKFSFIDQFNSTQYIPLAFFYPNNKRVTSIGPNDMCKIIENSLSKALAAYYPFAGTLRDNVHIECNDIGADFYKARFDCPMSEILKSQDRNVKEIVYPKDIPWNVVAPNRELVTVQLNQFDCGGIALGACVSHKIGDMCTFNRFINDWAAIARDSNLNIRPQFIGSSIFPSTNEPVNEPPREQCVTKRLTFSNRTLKSLLSESSSSGVKNPTRVEILTALLYKCGMTANSSRLFKPSVLFQTINLRPIIPLPENTPGNFSSSLFVPTYVEEEMKLSRLVSELRKGKQRFFDDYKKCKEDPQDLICTTMSPFQEIRTLFKNNDFDLYRCSSMVNYSLYDVDFGWGQPSKVRMVDSQLRNIFLLFDDKKGDRVEAQVSLDEEGTMSAFLREMEQIIEFELPPDEEISSDEEIRMEARC, from the coding sequence atggctgCCTCAGCTCTATTTTCTTTATCcaagaaaataatcaaaccaTTTTCTCCTACCCCTTTTTCTGAAAGAATTTACAAGTTTTCTTTCATTGATCAATTCAATAGTACACAATATATCCCCTTAGCCTTTTTCTATCCCAATAATAAGAGAGTAACCTCAATTGGACCAAATGATATGTGTAAGATAATTGAAAATTCCCTTTCAAAAGCCTTAGCTGCTTATTACCCTTTTGCTGGAACATTAAGGGACAATGTTCATATCGAGTGTAACGATATCGGTGCTGATTTTTACAAGGCTCGATTCGATTGTCCCATGTCTGAAATTCTCAAAAGTCAGGACAGAAATGTCAAAGAAATAGTATATCCCAAGGATATACCGTGGAATGTCGTTGCACCTAATAGAGAATTGGTCACGGTTCAATTGAACCAGTTTGATTGTGGAGGAATTGCTTTAGGAGCATGTGTGTCACACAAGATTGGAGACATGTGCACATTTAACAGATTTATAAATGACTGGGCTGCAATTGCACGTGATTCTAACTTAAATATACGTCCTCAATTTATTGGATCATCTATTTTCCCATCCACAAATGAACCTGTGAATGAGCCACCTCGCGAACAGTGTGTAACAAAGCGGTTAACCTTTTCAAACCGTACACTAAAATCCCTCCTCTCTGAATCTTCATCGTCAGGAGTGAAAAATCCAACTCGGGTTGAAATACTAACAGCTCTTCTTTATAAATGTGGCATGACAGCAAATTCGAGTCGATTATTCAAGCCATCAGTTTTGTTTCAGACTATCAATTTAAGACCTATTATACCTTTGCCAGAGAATACTCCTGGAAATTTCAGTTCTTCCCTTTTTGTACCAACATACGTTGAAGAAGAAATGAAGTTATCGCGATTGGTTAGTGAGTTAAGAAAGGGGAAACAACGATTTTTTGATGATTACAAAAAGTGTAAGGAAGATCCTCAAGATTTGATTTGTACAACAATGAGTCCATTTCAAGAAATAAGAACTCTATTCAAGaataatgattttgatctttATAGATGTAGCAGTATGGTGAATTATTCGTTGTATGATGTAGACTTTGGTTGGGGTCAGCCTAGTAAAGTACGTATGGTGGACTCTCAACTGAGAAATATTTTCTTGCTCTTTGATGACAAAAAAGGAGATCGCGTAGAAGCACAGGTATCTTTGGATGAAGAAGGTACCATGTCCGCGTTTTTGAGAGAGATGGAGCAGATTATTGAATTTGAACTTCCACCTGATGAAGAAATTTCATCTGATGAAGAAATTCGAATGGAAGCAAGATGTTGA